A DNA window from Gigantopelta aegis isolate Gae_Host chromosome 4, Gae_host_genome, whole genome shotgun sequence contains the following coding sequences:
- the LOC121372376 gene encoding carboxypeptidase inhibitor SmCI-like produces MIIAGIIVSVFASLVIADQRCSVTPDLEPCSANVNGLKYYFNATRGACTRASQWPTKMCLASGQGGFGDHMFCVHACECTQPPNENRCADGQTPNRPQVERWFFNPDSGVCEAFTNYGCSGVYSIFGKNEFVHESACKQKCICTKPLDTGRGDQHITSFAFNEQDKRCEEFSYKGEGGNANRFATSEDCMDKCLCGLEAQNGDGMMSCLAYFPTYVYNKNENLCKKFIYGGCGGNSNRFDTKEACSATCKKL; encoded by the coding sequence gaTGTTCCGTTACTCCAGATTTGGAACCATGTTCCGCCAATGTTAATGGTTTGAAGTATTATTTCAATGCTACACGTGGTGCATGCACTAGGGCTTCCCAGTGGCCGACCAAGATGTGTTTAGCTTCAGGACAAGGCGGCTTTGGGGACCACATGTTTTGTGTACATGCATGCGAATGTACGCAGCCACCAAATGAGAATCGGTGTGCTGACGGCCAAACACCTAATCGGCCCCAGGTAGAAAGATGGTTTTTCAATCCGGACTCTGGGGTATGTGAGGCGTTCACCAACTACGGCTGTTCTGGGGTGTACAGCATCTTTGGGAAAAACGAATTTGTTCACGAGAGCGCGTGCAAACAGAAGTGTATTTGTACAAAACCTCTTGACACCGGTAGAGGAGACCAACATATTACATCCTTTGCCTTTAACGAACAAGACAAACGCTGTGAGGAGTTCAGTTACAAGGGTGAGGGAGGAAATGCCAACAGATTTGCCACCAGTGAAGACTGCATGGACAAGTGCCTGTGTGGACTGGAGGCGCAGAATGGAGATGGGATGATGTCGTGTCTGGCATACTTTCCAACATACGTTTATAACAAGAATGAAAACCTCTGTAAAAAGTTCATATATGGGGGTTGTGGTGGTAATTCCAATCGCTTTGACACCAAAGAAGCATGTTCTGCGACGTgcaaaaaactataa